From the Streptococcus sanguinis genome, the window AAGATAAGGTCCAAAATGTAGAGACCAAGATTTTTGAAAACAGCCTATTTTTTGCTGAAGAAGGAATAAAAAGCAATCTAGTACGTCTGCTGGAAAAAGGAGAACAAGACTGCTTTGACGCAGATGAAATTACTGCCGCTATCCAGCAAGTGGAGGAGAACTCCGGCATCACCTATGACAGTATCCAAAAAGAAGCTATCCGTCAGGCTATCAATCAGAAGGTCTTTATCCTAACCGGCGGACCGGGTACTGGAAAAACTACCGTTATCAACTGTATCATCGCAGTCTACGCCCAGCTTCGCGGTTTGGATCTGCGAAAGGTCAATGATCTGCCGATTCTGCTGGCAGCTCCGACCGGACGTGCTGCTCGTCGCATGAACGAATTGACTGGTCTTCCTAGCGCTACTATTCACCGCCATTTGGGGATGACTGGCGATGATGATACCAGTCATTTGGATGATTATCTAGATGCTGATTTTATCATTGTAGATGAATTTTCCATGGTGGATACTTGGTTGGCTAATCAACTCCTCAGCAATATCTCCTCTCAGACCAAACTCTTGATTGTCGGAGATGCCGACCAGCTGCCCTCTGTCAGTCCAGGTCAGGTACTGGCGGACTTGCTGCAGATACCGACTATTCCACAGACCAAGCTGGAAACCATCTATCGGCAGAGCGAAGAGTCTACAATCGTTACACTGGCTAGCCAGATTCAGAAGGGTATTTTACCAGCAGATTTTACAGAGAAAAAAGCGGACCGCTCATATTTTGAAGCTAGAAATGAGCACATCCCGCCTATGATTGAGAAAATCGCTAGCGCAGCCATTCGCAGCGGTATCCCAGCTCAAGATGTTCAGGTATTAGCACCTATGTATCGGGGGCCAGCCGGTATCGACCAGATTAACAATCTTATGCAAAATCTCATCAATCCTGTCGAGAAAGATGAGTTGACCTTTGAAGCTCCCGACTGTCAGTATCGCCAAGGAGACAGGGTTATCCACTTGGTCAATGATGCTGAAAGCAATGTCTTCAACGGTGACTTAGGCTATATCAGCGACCTGCTGCCTGCTAAGTACACCGACTCCAAGCAGGACGAGCTGACCATCAACTTTGACGGCAATGAAATCATCTACCCGCGCAGCGAATGGTACAAGATTCGCCTAGCCTACGCCATGAGCATCCACAAGTCTCAGGGCAGTGAATTTCCGGTGGTTATCTTGCCCATCACTAAGAGCAGTCACCGGATGCTGCAGCGCAACCTCATCTACACCGCTATCACCCGCGCCAAGAGCAAGCTGATCCTGCTTGGGGAAAAAGCTGCCTTTAACTATGCCGTCAAAAACACCGGCACCGCCCGCAAAACTTATCTCATCGAGCGCTTTGGAGACCTCCCGCAAGCCGAAAGCAATATCCACAATCCTGTGGATAAAATGAAAACACCTGTGGAAAAATATGTCTTGACAGAAGAAAATTTCCTGAAAATTGACCCCCTAATCGGCCTGACCGAGGAAGATATCCACAGTATATTCAGCACATAAATAAAAAGGCTGGAACAGAATTAAATTTTTTAGTTCTGTCCTATCGCCTTTTTTTATGCCTTATTTTTCCGGCTAAAGAGCTGCAGGAGCTCGTCAGTAAAGATATCCAGACCGACCGAGGTCATCATAAACTGCAGAAAATGGAAACGTTCTGGCAGTTTTTCGGGCTCACTTTCAAAAGCGGTCCCATGCATCCAGAAGTTCACCAGCAGCAGAAAAACTTCTGCAGCCTCTTCCGGATACTGGGTCTGAAGGGAGCCATCTGCCATCCCTTTTTTGATAATGTCACTGACCACAGGGGCGCCTATCCGCAGATTGTCCCGCATCATGGTCAAAATAAAGCCCGCGTCCTTCTCATACTCACCCACAATGCCGTCCGTAGCCCGGGCTGTCTGACTTTCCAGATTGGACTTGAGGATGGTCTGCAGCTGCTCCCTGCCAGTCAGATTTTCCGTAGCCTTGAGCCACTGCTTCATCTCTTCTTCCATCAACTCCTGCCGGCTCCTCATCACCGCCACGACAATCTCATCTTTTGACTTGAAATGATGGTAGATAGCCCCCTTGGAAATGCCTGCCGTCTGGGCGATATCCTGCATACTGGTCTTTTCGGACCCCTTTTGGATAAAGAGCTGGGTTGCTGTATTTAAAATTTTTTCTCTCATGGCCTGGGATTTGTCTTTTCGTTGCGCCATTCTGTTCCCCTTTGTTTCTAATATAGCTTTATTCTACCAAAAAAGCCGGGGAAATACAAAATCATAAAAATATCTTTAAGCCTTGTCTTGCTGATCCCTTTGATACCAAAGATAGATACTGTAAGCCGCCATCAAGATATAGCCTAGGAAAAAGAGCGGATTTTCCGTCCCCTTCCCCAGGAAAATGCCTTCACCAATGGTATTGATGGCCCCGTGGAAAAGAACACAGTAAAGGATGGACTGACTGACCTTGTAAAGAGCCGCCAGCCAGAAACGGGCGAGTAGGCAGGCGGCAGTAAAGACTAGAAAAGAAGTCCCTGCCTGACTGCTGCCGGGGGTAAAGAAGAGGGGCAGATGCCAGACAACCCAGATTAACCCAGTTGTTACAGTCGCTATCGGAAAGGGCAGAAGTCTTTCCAGAGTCGGCTGCAGAAAACCTTGCCAGCCAATCTCTTCATTGCCGCCTGTCAGAAGAGTCGTCATGAGAAAAATCAGGGCAATCCTGAGAAGGCTAAAACCAGGCAGGAGCGGGCTCCAAAAGACTATGGAAAGGGTATAAAGAATTGTCAAAATCAAGAGATGGACCCAAGTCCTTTTTCGGGCCGATCCGATAGAAGCCAAGAGCTCCTTGAACGATTTTCCTAAGACCAGTTTGGCTCCAATGGCCGGGCCAAAAACACCAGCGATGGTTAGGACCTGGGAAATAATAGGAATCCTCAAGAAAGCCGAAGCCAGCCAGGCAGACCAGCTAATGCCAAAAGTCCAGGCCAGAAAGGGCAGGATATGCCTTGTCTCTGGCTCTACATGTGTTTGTGTTTTCATATGATTACTCCTTTTTCTTTGGAAGAAGAGCGATTGCCAAGATTTTTAGCCTGCATCTTTCTGAACTCCTTTCCGGTTGCCCTTCCAATACCACCAGCCGACCAGCAGGGCGGTCATGACCAGATTAGCAGCCTGGAAGCTGAGATACCTTCCGCCATTTGTAGCACTGCCGACAATCGTCGCCTGAGCAAAGTTAATGCAGCCGTGAAAGACCATGCAGGCAAAGACAGAGGCCGTCTGCTTGTAGAGAACCGCCTGACAGAAACAGAGCAAGATACCAAAGGAGAGATAGAAGGGCAAAGAAATCTGACTTTGACTCGTTCCCGGAATCAGCCAGAGGGGCAGATGCCAGGCCACCCAGACCAGAGCCGTGATGACAGTTGCCAGAGGGAAGGAGAATTTTTTCTCCAGAGCCGGCTGCAGGAGGCCCCGCCAGCCCAGCTCTTCATTCCCGCCCCCAGCAAAGGTGACAAAGGTCCAGCCCAGAGGAAACATCAGAATGGCATTGAGTGGCGGTAATACAGGATTGGCGATAAAAAGGGTCAAAACCCGAACCAGACAGAAGACCAGCATGTAAATCCACCAGCCCTTAGCATGAGAAAAGATAAAGTCCAGCATCTTCTTAGGATGAGAAATTTTGAGGCTGATAAAAGTTCCCAAGGTCGGTCCGAAGCCCCCGATGAAATTGAGAGCAAAGCCCAAAGGATCAGCCCCGCTGGTCAGCTTCAGGGCGGTTAAAATATACTGAATCAGCCAGGATCCCCAGGTAATGCCAAAAGTCCAGGCCAGAAAGGGCAGGATATGCCTTGTCTCTGGCTCTACATGTGTTTGTTTGTTCATACGATAACTCCTTATCAAATGTAGAATAGTGAAAAGTCATCCGAAAACTGGACAAAAGCATCCTTTACTTTCAGTCTTTCAGATGATTGCCTGTTTTGAAACGTAGTTTTGTAAAATCCGACCATTCGGTTTGTTTTGTTATAAAAAATAAAGACCTGCGCCAAATAGAAAACGTAGTCTTTTAGTCCTTGCCTAAAATAAAAAGCAAAGATAGACTAAATAATGCTAAAAGCTATGTCAGCACCGTTTAGCTACTGCCTGCTGCTTTTAGTTTCTAAGTTGTCCTGACTCTGATGCTTAAGACATGCTACTTGCTCCTTTCTTGATTTTGCAATCGCCGAATTTGCCAGAGATTGGAGGCAAGACTCAGCCCCCCTACTGCCATAATACCCAGTCCTCGCCAAGGGCTAAAGACAGAAGTCAGCAAGCCACCAGCAAGGACAGCATATCCAGCTTTGACTCCCCACTTAGAATAGCGTATGAGATTCTCACCCTGTGTTATCTTTTCTAGCCACACCTTACGTTTTTCTGCCTGCTGCTGCAAAAACTCTTTCTGACCTTCCCGCTGCCGATCCAGCTCCTGATTAAACTTGAGGATGTGCTCGCTTGTTTTTTCTACTACAGATTTCTTCATTTCTGCTCCTTTCTTTTTAAAAACCGACCAGACGGTTTTTTATTTTATAAACTCAGTATAACAGACACAGAAAACTTTGTCCAGTATTTTTTCAAAAAAGATTATTTTTAGTCAATGAAAATTATCAGACAACTTAGAAACTCGTCACAAGCAACTCTCTCATACTAAAAACTATATCTAAAAAAGCCCGGTAATGAACCAAGCCTTTATCTTTATTCAAACCCCGTCACTGTCAGTCCTAGCAGACGAATACCTCGTGGTTGTTCTTCCAAGCTATCGTAAATCTCATGAGCCGTTCGCTCGATTTGCTCCTTGTCTTGAGTGGCTAGATTCAAACTTTTCCTTTTAGTCAAGGTAGAGAAATCTGCATAGCGGATTTTCAGAACGATGGTTCGTCCTTTCTTATCATGCTTAGTCAGGCTATTTTCTACCTTCTGTGCCAGCAGGGTCAGCTCTTTCTTGATGTCCTCCTCACTATAGAGCAGTTTGGCATAGGTCCGCTCCTTCCCGATCGACTTACGAATACGATTGGATTTGACTGGACTATTACTGATGCCACGCGCTTTACGATAGAGATCAAAACCAAAGCGACCAAACTTATCAATCAGGGTCATTTCTGGTATCTTGAGCAGATCTCCACCAGTATAAACTCCCATTTCATGCAGTTTTTCAACGCTCTTCTTACCAACCCCATGAAATTTGGCAATGTCCATAGGAGCCAGAAAGACCTCTGCTTCCTCAGGCAGAATAACAGTCAGACCATGAGGCTTCTCATAGTCACTGGCAATCTTGGCCAGAAACTTATTATAAGAAACACCTGCCGAAGCCGTCAGTTGCAGCTCATTCCAGATATCGTGCTGAATCAGCTTGGCTATTTTGACTGCAGATTTAATCCCAAGCTTGTTTTCCGTTACATCCAGATAAGCCTCGTCAATGCTCATTGGCTCAATCAAATCCGTATATCGTTTGAAAATCTCTCGGATCTGCAAGCCGACTGCTTGATATTTTTCGTAATTCCCCGAGATAAAAATCCCCTGTGGGCAACGCTCATAGGCTTCCTTGGAGCTCATAGCCGAATGAACTCCGAACTTTCTGGCCTCATAATTGCAGGTGGAGACGACACCACGACCGCCTGTCAAGCGGGGATCGCTGCCGATGATGACCGGATGCCCCTTTAGCTTAGGATTATCCCGCTCTTCCACCGAAGCGAAAAAAGCGTCCATATCAATGTGGATAATCTTCCGAGATGTATCGTTAATCAGTGGAAAAATCAGCATGTCCTCCTCCTTTCTCCTGCCATCAATCTCAGCTTACAAGCTTTCACAAAGTCAGCCCTTTTACTCAAATAAATCTGAAACAGTTTTTCGTTCTTGTAAAAAGTATTTTAAACGTAAGATTCTTCGTCAGCAATTTTTGTATGACATTTTAATTACTTTTATTATAACTTTTTTACCCATTTTTCCAAAATATTTGAAAAGAGTTATGTTTTTCAAATCTATAGTACACATCCGCGACTTTTTACTTTCTGTATTATAAAAGAAAGTCTTTCTTTCTGCCGAAAATGGTTTGTGAAACCGATTACCGTATGATATACTTTACTTATAAATGTAACAGTTTATGTTGCTAGAATAAAGAGGAAAATCAAATGGTTGTAAAAACAGTTGTTGAAGCTCAAGATATTTTTGACAAAGCTTGGGAAGGCTTCAAAGGTGAAGACTGGAAAGAGAAAGCAAGTGTTTCTCGCTTCGTTCAAGCTAACTACACACCTTATGATGGAGATGAAAGCTTCTTGGCAGGTCCTACTGAGCGCTCACTCCACATCAAGAAAATCGTAGAAGAAACAAAAGCTCACTACGAAGAAACTCGTTTCCCAATGGACACTCGTCCAGCATCTATCGCTGATATTGACGCTGGTTACATTGACAAGGACAACGAACTGATTTACGGTATCCAAAACGACGAACTCTTCAAATTGAACTTCATGCCAAAAGGCGGTATCCGCATGGCTGAAACTACTTTGAAAGAAAATGGATACGAACCAGATCCTGCTGTTCATGAAATCTTTACTAAATATGTTACTACAGTAAATGATGGTATCTTCCGTGCTTACACTTCTAACATCCGCCGTGCTCGTCACGCCCACACTGTAACTGGTCTTCCAGATGCTTACTCACGTGGACGTATCATCGGGGTTTACGCACGTCTTGCTCTTTATGGAGCTGACTACCTCATGGCTGAAAAAGTTCGCGACTGGAATGGTTTGACTGATATTGACGAAGAAACAATCCGTCTGCGCGAAGAAATCAACCTGCAATACCAAGCACTTGGTGAAGTTGTAAAATTGGGTGACCTTTACGGAGTTGACGTTCGCCGTCCTGCCTTCGACGTTAAAGAAGCTATCCAATGGACTAACATCGCCTTCATGGCTGTCTGCCGTGTCATCAACGGTGCTGCTACTTCTCTCGGACGTGTGCCTATCGTTCTTGACATCTATGCTGAACGTGACTTGGCTCGCGGTACTTACACTGAATCAGAAATCCAAGAATTTGTTGATGATTTCGTTATGAAGCTTCGTACAGTGAAGTTTGCTCGTACGAAAGCTTACGACCAACTTTACTCTGGTGACCCAACCTTCATCACTACTTCTATGGCTGGTATGGGTAACGATGGCCGTCACCGTGTTACAAAGATGGACTATCGTTTCCTTAACACACTTGACAACATTGGTAACTCTCCAGAGCCAAACTTGACCGTTCTCTGGACTGATAAACTTCCATACTCATTCCGTCGCTACTGTATGCACATGAGCCACAAGCACTCTTCTATCCAATACGAAGGTGTAACAACTATGGCTAAAGACGGCTACGGTGAAATGAGCTGTATCTCTTGCTGTGTGTCTCCACTTGACCCTGAAAACGAAGAACAACGCCACAACATCCAATACTTTGGTGCTCGTGTAAACGTGCTGAAAGCCCTTCTGACAGGTCTCAACGGTGGTTACGACGATGTTCATAAAGACTACAAGGTATTTGACATCGAGCCTATCCGTGACGAAGTTCTTGAATTCGAATCAGTTAAAGCAAACTTTGAAAAATCACTTGACTGGTTGACTGACACTTACGTAGATGCCTTGAACATCATCCACTACATGACTGACAAGTACAACTACGAAGCTGTTCAAATGGCCTTCTTACCAACTTACCAACGCGCTAACATGGGATTCGGTATCTGTGGCTTTGCCAACACTGTTGATACCTTGTCAGCTATCAAGTACGCTACAGTAAAACCAATCCGTGACGAAAATGGCTACATCTACGATTACGAAACAATCGGTGAATACCCACGTTGGGGTGAAGACGATCCTCGTTCAAACGAATTGGCTGAATGGTTGGTTGAAGCTTACACAACTCGTCTGCGCAGCCACAAACTGTATAAGAATGCAGAAGCTACTGTGTCTCTTCTGACTATCACATCTAACGTTGCTTACTCTAAACAAACTGGTAACTCACCAGTTCACAAAGGAGTTTACCTCAACGAAGATGGCAGCGTGAACTTGTCTAAATTGGAATTCTTCTCACCAGGTGCTAACCCATCTAACAAGGCAAAAGGTGGCTGGTTGCAAAACCTTAACTCTCTTGCTAGCTTGGACTTCAGTTACGCAGCTGACGGTATCTCATTGACAACTCAAGTATCACCTCGTGCGCTTGGTAAGACTCACGACGAACAAGTAGACAACTTGGTTACTATCCTGGATGGCTACTTCGAAAACGGTGGTCAGCACGTTAACTTGAACGTCATGGACTTGAAGGACGTTTACGACAAGATTATGTCTGGTGAAGACGTTATCGTTCGTATCTCAGGTTACTGTGTAAACACTAAGTACTTGACTCCAGAGCAAAAAACTGAATTGACTCAACGTGTATTCCACGAAGTACTCTCTATGGACGATGCTTTGAGCTAATAAACGACTGACGACTTACAAACCATTTGAAAGAAGATTGGGGATTTCCAATCTTCTTTTTTGTATTTCAGACTTCAAATGACTACTAACTTGATGAAATTTTTCAGAGGCTTTATGGTATAATGGTTCTATTGCTATACTAGGAAAAGGACTGGGGAAATGACAGAGAAAGGTATCAGGGAAGAAGCCAAAGATTTCAATCTGGCGGTAGATGTTATCATGCTGGCTGGAACACTACTGCTGCAGAGCGGATCCGAGACTTATCGGGTGGAAGACACCATGATTCGTATCGCTCATTCGCAAGGGATTATCGACTGCAACGCCTTAGCAATGCCAGTGGCTATTTTCTTTTCGATTGAAAATACAAACGTCTCACGGATGAAGCGCAATCTCAAGACCAACTACAACATTGAGAAGGTCTGCGATGTCAATCAGGTCTCCCGTCAGTTGGTAACAGGAGAAATCAGACTTCAAGAGGCTTTTGATGAGCTGAATCGCCTCAAAGTTAAGGAGCTCCCCTATAATAACAAGCAGCTGATTGCAGCAGCAACGCTCAGTGCTCCCTTCTTCTCCATCATGTTTGGCGGAAACTTCTACGATGCTTTAGGCGCGGCCATTGCCACCTTCTTTGGCTTTGCTTTCTCTTTGTATGTGGACAAGTATATCCGTATCCCTTTTGTGACAGCTTTTGCTGGTGCCTTTGTCTTTGGACTGCTGGCTCATATCTGGACACGCTATTCTGGTTTTAACTCCACAGATGATTTGATTATTGCGGGTTCTGTCATGCCTTTTGTGCCCGGCATTGCTCTGACCAACTCTGTGCGTGACATCATGACCAACCATATCAACTCTGGGATGAGCAAGCTCTTTGAATCGCTCCTCATCACTCTTGCTCTCGGTGCAGGTACCTCTGTCGCCCTCCTTATTATGAAATAAGCCTATGACAATCTTGACATTCTTACTGCAAGCAGTTGCCAGCCTACTGGCTATCATTACTTTTTTAATCGTTCTAAATGTCCAGCGCAGTATGCTGATTCCCGGTGGAGTACTGGGTATGGCTATTTGGCTACTCTATCTCCTGCTCAAAGGACCGACCAACGTCATCATAGCAACCTTTGTGGCTGCTATCATTGGTTCCTGCGTCAGCCAAATTCTCAGCATCATCTACAAAACGCCCGCTGTTGTTTTTGTTTTGGCCATTCTAGCGCCTTTGGTCCCAGGCTACATTTCCTATCGGACGACTGCCTTCTTTGTCACTGGTGACTACAGCCAGGCTATGATTCACGCCACTCTGGTAGTCATTCTAGCCTTGGTCATCTCAATTGGCATGGCCAGCGGCACCGTCGTACTCAAGCTCTACCACTACTTGAAAAAGCGCCAAACCAAACTCACAGTAAATAAACAGTAGAGTCATCTGCTGTTTTTATTTTGGAAAATACATCTTAAGCCTGATTTAGCTGAGATTAGATGTTTTTTGTAAGAGTTTTATTCCTAAGTATGGTAAAATAGTTTTCGGAATATACTAGAATAAAAGGATTTAAAGAGGTCTTATAATGACAATCGGAATCGACAAAATCGGTTTTGCGACCAGTAATTATGTTTTAAAATTAAATGATTTAGCAGCAGCCCGTGGGACTGACCCAGAAAAGCTTAGCAAGGGGCTCTTGCTCAAGGAACTAAGCATTGCTCCTCTGACCGAGGATATTGTTACCTTGGGAGCGGCGGCAGCAGAACCCATCCTGACAACAGAGGACAAAGAAAAGATTGATATGGTCATCGTGGCCACTGAGTCAGGGATTGACCAGAGCAAGGCGGCAGCCGTTTTTGTCCACGGCCTTTTGGGCATCCAGCCCTTTGCCCGCAGCTTTGAAATCAAGGAAGCCTGCTATGGAGCTACTGCTGCACTGGACTATGCCAAGCTCCATATCGAAAAACATCCAGACAGCAAAGTTTTGGTGTTAGCTAGCGACATTGCCAAGTATGGCATTAACACACCTGGCGAGCCAACCCAGGGAGCGGGAGCTATTTCTATGCTAATTAGCAGCAATCCTCGTATCCTCGCTTTCAATGATGATAATGTAGCTCAGACACGTGATGTCATGGATTTTTGGCGCCCAAATTACTCGACAACTCCTTATGTCAACGGTCTCTATTCAACCCAGCAATATCTGGATAGCTTAAAGACAACTTGGACAGAGTACCAAAAACGCCACAAGCTGGCTCTCAAAGATTTTGCGGCCTACTGCTTCCACCTGCCTTATCCAAAATTGGCCCTTAAAGGCCTCAATAAAATCATGGATAAAAGCCTTCCTCAGGAGCAGCAAGACCAGCTTAGAAAGAACTTTGAAGCCTCTATTCTTTACAGCCAAAAGGTTGGAAATATCTATACAGGCTCCCTCTTCCTAGGCCTCCTGTCCCTTTTAGAAAACTCTGACAACCTCAAGGCTGGCGATCGGATTGCTCTCTTCGGCTATGGCAGCGGAGCTGTCTCTGAAATCTTCAGCGCCAATTTGGTAGAAGGCTATGAAAAGCATCTATCCCAGACACGTCTAGAGGAATTAGACCAGCGTCAGGCTCTTTCCATCCCGGATTATGAGCGCATCTTTTTTGAAGAAGCTGAGCTTGATGCGGAGGGCAATGCCAGCTTCTCTGGCTATGAAGACCAAAGCTTTGCTCTGGCAGAAATTGCAGAGCACCAGCGTAAGTACATCAAAGTTGAGAAATCATCATGAAAGTAAACTGGACTGGATTTTCCAAAAAAACTCCTGCTGAACGGCTGCAGATGTTGAAAGAAAAGGGACTTTTACAAGATGAACATTGGCAGCTGCTAGACAGTCAGCAGACTTTGCCTCTGGAAACAGCCAACCAGATGAGTGAAAATGTACTGGCCACTCTGGCCCTGCCCTACTCTCTGGTGCCAGACTTTCTGGTGGATGGTAAGACCTATCAAGTTCCATTTGTGACAGAAGAGCCATCTGTTGTAGCAGCGGCTAGCTTTGCGGCTAAGATTATCAAACGTTCAGGCGGATTTGAGACCGAGGTTCACAAACGCCAGATGATTGGACAGATTGCCCTTTATCAGGTTGAAAAGATCGACCAAGCCATTAAAGATGTTCTCAGGAAAAAGAAAGAGTTGCTGGAGCAGGCCAACCAAGCCTATCCATCGATCGTTGCCCGTGGGGGCGGAGCTAGAGATCTCTGGCTGGAGCAAAAGGATGACTTCCTCATTTTCTATCTATCTGTGGATACGCAGGAAGCTATGGGAGCCAATATGCTCAACACCATGCTGGAGGCCCTCACCCTTCCTCTGAAAGATCTGACTGGCGGTAAGAGTCTGATGGCTATCCTGTCAAACTATGCAACAGATAGTCTCGTAACAGCCCGCTGTGTCATCGGCTATCGCTTTCTCAGCCGGGATACGGCCGAGGCGGAACTTCTTGCGGATAAAATGCAGCTGGCCAGCAAATTAGCCCAGGTTGACCCTTACCGGGCAGCTACCCACAATAAAGGTATCTTTAATGGTATTGATGCTTTGGTGCTGGCTACTGGAAATGACTGGAGGGCTGTAGAAGCCGGTGCCCATGCCTATGCCAGCCGAGAAGGAAGCTACCGCGGCCTCTCTACTTGGACGGCAGACCCAGACAAACGCCAGCTTCATGGTCAGATGACCCTGCCCATGCCCATTGCAACTAAAGGAGGTTCCATTGGCCTCAATCCCGCAGTGGCAGCCAGCTTTGACTTGCTGGTGCAGCCTCAGGCCAAGGAATTGGCTTCCCTCATCGTTTCAGTCGGATTGGCACAAAACTTCGCCGCCCTCAAAGCCCTAGTCAGCACTGGCATCCAAGCCGGTCATATGAAATTGCAAGCCAAATCTTTAGCATTGCAAGCTGGAGCCCAAGGCGAAGAAATCGCTGCTGTAGCCAGTTGTTTAACAGTCAAGAAGACTTTCAACCTCGCTGCTGCCCAGGAAATACTAGCTGACTTACGAAAACAGGACAAGTAAAAAGGCCATTGATGGCCTTTTTTGTATGTCTTTATGCTATTTATTGAATCTGTTGCTGAGCTTCTTTCAGCCGCCCATAGAGTAGATAGGGTACACTCTTTAATTCTTGCAAGTTTCGGCAGGATAGGGCGCACATGATAAGCCGCAAATCCGATTTCCAGCCTTCTACAATATCAATAACCTCTTCCACTGAGTGATTTTCCACCAAGTCCAACATGGCGCGAGAAAGGCCAACCGACTTGGCTCCTAAGACCAGAGCTTTGATTATGTCTAAAGGATGGCGGACACCTCCACTAGCCAAGAGTTCGACTTCATCACGCAATGGCTGAAGAGCTAGCAGACTTTGCAGAGTAGATTGACCCCAATCATTAAGGTAGTCACGATTGCCACCCCGCTGATTTTCAATATAGGCAAAGCTAGTGCCACCACGGCCGGAAATATCAAAAGTCTGAATCCCCAAGGAGCGCGCTTCTTCAACAGTAGAGCGATCTATGCCAAAGCCAACTTCTTTAAGAATTAGAGGAAGATCCAGCCGCTGACTATAATCTGCCAAGTGCTGGCGCCAAGAACGAAACTCTCGCTCGCCCTCTGGCATCAGCAATTCCTGCATGAGATTGACATGGACCTGCAAAAAGAGGGGATGCAAATCAGCTACTGCCTGCTGGGCGGCTTGAAAAGGCTTGTCCAAGCCGATATTGGTAGCCAGCAATAAATTAGGCCGACCAGTCGCCACCCGATAGGAAGGATCAGAAGGATTT encodes:
- the pflB gene encoding formate C-acetyltransferase; its protein translation is MVVKTVVEAQDIFDKAWEGFKGEDWKEKASVSRFVQANYTPYDGDESFLAGPTERSLHIKKIVEETKAHYEETRFPMDTRPASIADIDAGYIDKDNELIYGIQNDELFKLNFMPKGGIRMAETTLKENGYEPDPAVHEIFTKYVTTVNDGIFRAYTSNIRRARHAHTVTGLPDAYSRGRIIGVYARLALYGADYLMAEKVRDWNGLTDIDEETIRLREEINLQYQALGEVVKLGDLYGVDVRRPAFDVKEAIQWTNIAFMAVCRVINGAATSLGRVPIVLDIYAERDLARGTYTESEIQEFVDDFVMKLRTVKFARTKAYDQLYSGDPTFITTSMAGMGNDGRHRVTKMDYRFLNTLDNIGNSPEPNLTVLWTDKLPYSFRRYCMHMSHKHSSIQYEGVTTMAKDGYGEMSCISCCVSPLDPENEEQRHNIQYFGARVNVLKALLTGLNGGYDDVHKDYKVFDIEPIRDEVLEFESVKANFEKSLDWLTDTYVDALNIIHYMTDKYNYEAVQMAFLPTYQRANMGFGICGFANTVDTLSAIKYATVKPIRDENGYIYDYETIGEYPRWGEDDPRSNELAEWLVEAYTTRLRSHKLYKNAEATVSLLTITSNVAYSKQTGNSPVHKGVYLNEDGSVNLSKLEFFSPGANPSNKAKGGWLQNLNSLASLDFSYAADGISLTTQVSPRALGKTHDEQVDNLVTILDGYFENGGQHVNLNVMDLKDVYDKIMSGEDVIVRISGYCVNTKYLTPEQKTELTQRVFHEVLSMDDALS
- a CDS encoding threonine/serine exporter family protein codes for the protein MTEKGIREEAKDFNLAVDVIMLAGTLLLQSGSETYRVEDTMIRIAHSQGIIDCNALAMPVAIFFSIENTNVSRMKRNLKTNYNIEKVCDVNQVSRQLVTGEIRLQEAFDELNRLKVKELPYNNKQLIAAATLSAPFFSIMFGGNFYDALGAAIATFFGFAFSLYVDKYIRIPFVTAFAGAFVFGLLAHIWTRYSGFNSTDDLIIAGSVMPFVPGIALTNSVRDIMTNHINSGMSKLFESLLITLALGAGTSVALLIMK
- a CDS encoding threonine/serine exporter family protein, whose protein sequence is MTILTFLLQAVASLLAIITFLIVLNVQRSMLIPGGVLGMAIWLLYLLLKGPTNVIIATFVAAIIGSCVSQILSIIYKTPAVVFVLAILAPLVPGYISYRTTAFFVTGDYSQAMIHATLVVILALVISIGMASGTVVLKLYHYLKKRQTKLTVNKQ
- a CDS encoding hydroxymethylglutaryl-CoA synthase, whose amino-acid sequence is MTIGIDKIGFATSNYVLKLNDLAAARGTDPEKLSKGLLLKELSIAPLTEDIVTLGAAAAEPILTTEDKEKIDMVIVATESGIDQSKAAAVFVHGLLGIQPFARSFEIKEACYGATAALDYAKLHIEKHPDSKVLVLASDIAKYGINTPGEPTQGAGAISMLISSNPRILAFNDDNVAQTRDVMDFWRPNYSTTPYVNGLYSTQQYLDSLKTTWTEYQKRHKLALKDFAAYCFHLPYPKLALKGLNKIMDKSLPQEQQDQLRKNFEASILYSQKVGNIYTGSLFLGLLSLLENSDNLKAGDRIALFGYGSGAVSEIFSANLVEGYEKHLSQTRLEELDQRQALSIPDYERIFFEEAELDAEGNASFSGYEDQSFALAEIAEHQRKYIKVEKSS
- a CDS encoding hydroxymethylglutaryl-CoA reductase, degradative, coding for MKVNWTGFSKKTPAERLQMLKEKGLLQDEHWQLLDSQQTLPLETANQMSENVLATLALPYSLVPDFLVDGKTYQVPFVTEEPSVVAAASFAAKIIKRSGGFETEVHKRQMIGQIALYQVEKIDQAIKDVLRKKKELLEQANQAYPSIVARGGGARDLWLEQKDDFLIFYLSVDTQEAMGANMLNTMLEALTLPLKDLTGGKSLMAILSNYATDSLVTARCVIGYRFLSRDTAEAELLADKMQLASKLAQVDPYRAATHNKGIFNGIDALVLATGNDWRAVEAGAHAYASREGSYRGLSTWTADPDKRQLHGQMTLPMPIATKGGSIGLNPAVAASFDLLVQPQAKELASLIVSVGLAQNFAALKALVSTGIQAGHMKLQAKSLALQAGAQGEEIAAVASCLTVKKTFNLAAAQEILADLRKQDK
- the fni gene encoding type 2 isopentenyl-diphosphate Delta-isomerase, with amino-acid sequence MMSQNRKDDHIKYALEQRPGYNSFDEMELVHRSLPKYDLAEIDLSTHFAGRDWEFPFYINAMTGGSQKGGQINEKLAQVAESCGLLFVTGSYSAALKNPSDPSYRVATGRPNLLLATNIGLDKPFQAAQQAVADLHPLFLQVHVNLMQELLMPEGEREFRSWRQHLADYSQRLDLPLILKEVGFGIDRSTVEEARSLGIQTFDISGRGGTSFAYIENQRGGNRDYLNDWGQSTLQSLLALQPLRDEVELLASGGVRHPLDIIKALVLGAKSVGLSRAMLDLVENHSVEEVIDIVEGWKSDLRLIMCALSCRNLQELKSVPYLLYGRLKEAQQQIQ